The following are encoded in a window of bacterium SCSIO 12643 genomic DNA:
- a CDS encoding GIY-YIG nuclease family protein — MLFAVVDIETTGGNASQSKITEIAVVITDGENILEEYESLVDPGIHIPSFITNLTGITNQMVEDAPDFNEIAPRVSELLQDKVFVAHNVNFDYSFVKKQLEEAGFPITPMKMCTVRYSRKIVPGQRSYSLGNISSYFDIHNPNAHRAMSDTITTVHLLHELLQRDISDYWKSYIQGKSKEINLPSGLDIEIFNNLPEQPGVYYLKNDVGEILYIGKAIKIKSRIAQHFSNDKTSSKSTAFHKEVAQIDYYLTGSEFLALLYEDSEIRKYWPPYNKAQKHNPKKFHISYYSDQNNNWRIGIMSGKFSGKKLITAYSMLSARERLHELVKTYQLNPKFCQIDIAGLSHITDEEHNSNFSNVLNNHSEHPKDFVIWEEGRKSNETAFILIKDFQFYGFGFIAPHKKTTHFNQLQPHTITAKPSGISSKYISNYLETATNASLSIIQFSNEQTLF; from the coding sequence ATGTTATTCGCAGTTGTAGATATCGAAACCACCGGAGGAAATGCCAGTCAATCTAAGATTACTGAAATCGCTGTTGTGATTACAGATGGCGAAAACATTTTGGAAGAATACGAATCTTTAGTAGATCCGGGAATTCATATTCCCAGTTTTATTACCAACCTCACCGGAATCACCAATCAAATGGTTGAAGATGCCCCGGATTTTAATGAGATTGCACCACGCGTTTCGGAATTATTACAAGACAAAGTTTTTGTGGCACACAATGTCAATTTTGACTATTCATTCGTCAAAAAACAATTGGAAGAAGCAGGCTTCCCTATTACGCCAATGAAAATGTGTACCGTTCGATATAGCCGAAAAATCGTTCCGGGACAACGATCTTATTCTTTAGGCAATATCAGTTCGTATTTTGATATCCATAATCCCAATGCACACCGGGCGATGAGTGATACCATCACTACAGTACACCTGCTCCATGAGTTGCTTCAACGGGATATTTCGGATTACTGGAAATCCTATATTCAGGGGAAATCAAAAGAAATCAATCTACCGTCAGGATTGGATATTGAAATCTTTAATAACCTACCCGAGCAGCCCGGAGTATATTATCTAAAAAATGACGTGGGTGAAATCCTGTATATTGGAAAAGCCATTAAGATCAAATCCAGAATTGCGCAGCATTTCTCCAATGATAAAACTTCATCCAAGTCTACAGCTTTTCATAAAGAAGTGGCCCAAATAGACTATTATCTCACAGGTTCTGAGTTTTTAGCATTGTTGTACGAAGACTCCGAAATAAGAAAATACTGGCCACCGTATAACAAAGCACAAAAACACAACCCTAAAAAGTTTCATATCAGTTATTATTCAGATCAAAACAATAACTGGCGAATCGGAATCATGTCTGGTAAATTCTCAGGTAAAAAACTGATCACCGCTTACAGTATGTTAAGCGCCCGGGAACGTTTACATGAATTGGTTAAAACCTATCAGCTCAATCCGAAATTTTGTCAAATCGATATAGCCGGACTTTCTCACATTACAGATGAAGAGCACAACAGTAACTTTTCTAATGTGTTGAATAATCATTCTGAACATCCTAAAGATTTTGTGATCTGGGAAGAAGGGAGAAAATCAAATGAAACAGCTTTTATTCTAATCAAAGATTTCCAATTTTATGGATTCGGATTTATTGCACCCCACAAAAAAACAACGCATTTTAATCAACTTCAACCTCATACCATCACCGCAAAACCATCCGGAATAAGTTCCAAATACATTTCCAATTATCTGGAAACGGCTACAAATGCATCCCTCTCCATTATTCAGTTTAGTAACGAACAAACGTTATTTTAA
- a CDS encoding 1-acyl-sn-glycerol-3-phosphate acyltransferase produces the protein MRLVLNAIQILLIWILTLLSAILGLVILPFVGQKKSIWVSSKIWSVLVLGVSGVKIEVEGVENIPTDQHVIYTSNHESAFDIPILFKTIPVPLFFLAKAELKKIPVFGWYVEAVGMVFVDRKNHQNAMESLKKAGREIKKGKDIITFPEGTRPRDGQMKLFKRGSFILALENEINMVPVAIIGSKYINPPGYKIRPGKVTVKIGKIVDVSEFDVNKPDVLAKHIEDQVREMYGIPVRVDV, from the coding sequence GTGAGACTTGTACTAAACGCCATTCAAATCCTGTTGATCTGGATATTGACCTTACTAAGTGCTATCTTAGGTTTGGTGATTTTACCGTTTGTAGGACAAAAAAAATCCATTTGGGTCAGTTCCAAAATATGGTCCGTACTGGTTTTGGGCGTGTCCGGAGTTAAAATAGAAGTGGAGGGCGTAGAGAATATTCCTACGGATCAACATGTCATTTATACTTCCAATCACGAGTCTGCATTTGATATTCCCATTTTGTTTAAAACGATTCCGGTTCCACTATTTTTTCTAGCTAAAGCAGAATTGAAAAAAATCCCGGTATTTGGTTGGTATGTCGAAGCAGTGGGGATGGTCTTTGTAGATCGTAAGAACCATCAAAATGCGATGGAAAGTTTGAAAAAGGCCGGACGTGAGATCAAGAAAGGCAAAGATATTATTACTTTTCCGGAAGGGACGCGCCCAAGAGATGGGCAAATGAAACTATTTAAAAGAGGTTCTTTTATTCTGGCGTTAGAAAATGAAATCAATATGGTTCCGGTGGCGATTATTGGTTCCAAATACATTAACCCTCCCGGGTACAAGATTAGACCAGGTAAGGTGACGGTGAAAATCGGTAAAATTGTAGATGTATCAGAATTTGATGTGAATAAACCGGATGTCCTGGCCAAACATATTGAAGATCAAGTGAGAGAAATGTACGGAATTCCGGTTAGAGTGGATGTCTAA
- a CDS encoding HesA/MoeB/ThiF family protein yields MFTEKEQQQYNRHLILNEIGAEGQEKLKSAKVLMIGAGGLGCPILQYLAAAGVGTIGIIDHDRIDVSNLQRQVLYNHEDVGKYKAEVAAKKLAVLNPFIQFETYTERLTTLNAVKLFESYDIVVDGTDNFPTRYLINDAAVLAQKPVVFGSIYKFEGQVSVFNYKGGPTYRCVFPTPPKAGEVPNCSQIGVLGILPGIIGSFQANEVIKMICNIGTPLSGKLLTYNTLSMQQMILNVTKDESLNITQLEEDYALECEVPSAYQFISLKDFKASEKEFQVLDVRSEQEREVYHIGGQHIPFVELDWRLDEIPKDGAILIYCNQGVTSQQAIMLLQKHEFKNQFYSLEGGLEQYQD; encoded by the coding sequence ATGTTTACAGAAAAAGAGCAACAACAATACAATCGTCATCTGATCTTAAATGAAATTGGTGCTGAAGGTCAGGAAAAGCTAAAGTCTGCCAAAGTTTTAATGATTGGCGCGGGTGGACTGGGATGCCCCATTCTACAATATTTAGCTGCAGCGGGTGTAGGCACCATTGGAATCATCGATCATGATCGTATTGATGTAAGTAATCTTCAACGTCAGGTATTGTATAATCATGAGGATGTAGGAAAATACAAAGCTGAAGTAGCTGCAAAAAAACTAGCTGTACTCAATCCATTTATCCAATTTGAAACCTATACAGAAAGACTGACCACTTTAAATGCCGTAAAGCTTTTTGAATCATATGATATTGTGGTAGATGGAACAGACAACTTCCCTACCCGTTATTTAATTAATGATGCTGCCGTTTTAGCTCAAAAACCAGTGGTATTCGGCTCCATTTACAAATTTGAAGGTCAGGTATCTGTTTTTAATTACAAAGGCGGACCGACCTATCGTTGTGTGTTTCCCACACCTCCTAAAGCTGGTGAAGTTCCAAATTGTTCACAAATTGGCGTACTAGGTATTTTACCGGGGATTATAGGGAGTTTTCAAGCCAATGAAGTCATTAAAATGATTTGTAATATTGGCACACCATTATCTGGTAAACTACTGACCTACAACACCCTCAGCATGCAACAAATGATTTTGAATGTCACAAAAGACGAATCATTAAATATTACCCAACTAGAAGAAGATTATGCTTTAGAATGTGAAGTTCCTTCTGCATATCAATTCATTTCTTTAAAAGATTTCAAAGCATCAGAAAAGGAATTTCAAGTATTGGATGTCAGATCTGAACAAGAACGTGAAGTATATCATATAGGTGGACAACACATTCCATTTGTAGAACTAGACTGGAGATTAGATGAAATCCCTAAAGATGGTGCTATTCTGATCTATTGTAATCAAGGGGTTACAAGTCAGCAAGCCATCATGTTATTACAAAAGCATGAGTTCAAAAATCAGTTTTACAGTTTAGAAGGCGGTTTGGAACAATATCAAGATTAG
- a CDS encoding type II toxin-antitoxin system RelE/ParE family toxin, which translates to MKYKISHEANQDLENIWIYTYENWSLEQADRYFNLIMDEIEYLANNPKSGKNYDHLKKGYFRSKIKSHSIFYKTNSKKQVIEIIRVLHQRMDIESRLNE; encoded by the coding sequence ATGAAGTATAAAATCAGTCACGAAGCAAATCAAGATTTAGAAAACATTTGGATTTACACTTATGAAAACTGGTCACTTGAACAAGCAGATAGATATTTCAACCTTATAATGGACGAAATTGAGTATTTGGCAAATAATCCAAAGTCCGGAAAAAATTATGACCACCTTAAAAAAGGGTATTTCCGTTCCAAAATAAAATCTCATTCCATTTTTTACAAAACGAACTCTAAGAAACAGGTAATTGAAATTATCAGAGTTTTACATCAAAGAATGGATATCGAATCGCGACTAAATGAATAA
- a CDS encoding type II toxin-antitoxin system ParD family antitoxin, protein MAKNTSILLGDYFDSFISQQIKTGKYTSASEVVRAALRMFEHEESKKTELIKKLKKGEKSGFVENFDRKELLNSLHNRYLTEE, encoded by the coding sequence ATGGCAAAAAATACATCTATATTATTAGGCGATTATTTTGACAGTTTTATAAGCCAACAGATTAAAACTGGAAAATATACTTCAGCAAGTGAGGTTGTAAGGGCAGCATTAAGGATGTTCGAGCACGAAGAATCTAAAAAAACCGAGTTGATTAAAAAGTTAAAAAAGGGTGAGAAATCTGGTTTTGTTGAAAATTTCGACCGTAAAGAACTTTTAAATAGTCTTCATAATAGATATTTGACTGAAGAATGA
- the thiH gene encoding 2-iminoacetate synthase ThiH: MQTFKDIFDQYNWEHTLDSILSKTTADVQHALYAPKRTLEDFKALISPAAKPFLEQMAQISMRQTKKRFGNTMQMYAPMYLSNECQNVCTYCGFSFTNKIPRRTLTDDEILQEVAYLKSKGYDHILLVTGEANRTVGVDYINHAIQLIRSQFANITIEVQPLDQNEYELLIENGLYAVLVYQETYHQEEYRKHHPKGKKSNFQYRLETPDRLGRAGIHKIGLGALFGLEDWRADSFFTALHLKYLQKTYWKTKYSISFPRLRPHTGDVQPKVEMTDADLVQLICAYRLFDEDVELSLSTRESELFRDHVVHLGITTVSAESKTNPGGYAVEPESLEQFEISDNRTTEEIEQMLQSKGFEVVWKDWEQFLPMT; encoded by the coding sequence ATGCAAACGTTTAAAGACATATTTGATCAATATAACTGGGAGCATACTTTAGATAGTATCCTTTCTAAAACTACAGCAGATGTACAACATGCGCTGTATGCCCCCAAAAGAACTTTGGAGGATTTCAAAGCTTTGATCTCCCCTGCTGCCAAACCATTTTTGGAACAAATGGCGCAAATCAGCATGCGGCAAACCAAAAAACGTTTTGGCAATACCATGCAGATGTATGCACCTATGTATTTGAGTAATGAATGTCAAAACGTTTGTACGTATTGTGGTTTTAGTTTTACCAACAAAATCCCTAGGCGTACACTTACCGATGATGAGATTTTGCAAGAAGTGGCTTATTTAAAATCAAAAGGTTACGATCATATCCTACTCGTTACCGGTGAAGCTAACAGAACTGTCGGTGTAGATTATATCAATCATGCCATTCAACTCATCCGATCACAGTTTGCCAATATCACCATTGAAGTACAACCATTAGATCAAAACGAATACGAACTTTTGATTGAAAATGGATTATATGCGGTTTTGGTATATCAGGAAACCTATCATCAGGAAGAATACAGAAAACATCATCCCAAGGGTAAAAAATCCAATTTCCAATATCGTCTGGAAACCCCGGATCGTCTGGGAAGGGCTGGAATTCATAAAATTGGTTTAGGCGCATTATTTGGTCTGGAAGATTGGCGTGCAGATAGTTTCTTCACTGCATTGCATTTAAAATATCTCCAAAAGACCTATTGGAAAACCAAATATTCTATTTCGTTTCCAAGGTTACGTCCGCATACCGGTGATGTTCAACCCAAAGTGGAAATGACCGATGCTGATTTGGTGCAATTAATCTGTGCGTATCGATTATTTGATGAAGATGTGGAGCTATCGCTATCGACCAGAGAAAGTGAATTATTTAGAGATCATGTCGTCCATTTAGGAATTACAACCGTAAGCGCAGAATCTAAAACCAATCCGGGAGGCTATGCAGTAGAACCGGAATCATTGGAACAATTTGAAATTTCTGATAATCGAACTACCGAAGAAATTGAACAAATGCTGCAATCCAAAGGCTTTGAAGTCGTTTGGAAAGATTGGGAACAGTTCTTACCAATGACTTGA
- a CDS encoding thiazole synthase, with protein METLHIADKTFHSRLFTGTGKFSSSQLMRDALLTSESELITVALKRVDVQNEQDDILTHLNHPRINLLPNTSGVRNAKEAVFAAQLSREALETNWVKLEIHPDPKYLLPDPIETLKAAEELVKLGFVVMPYIHADPVLCKRLEEVGTQCVMPLGAPIGSNKGLKTMDFLEIIIEQSNVPVVVDAGIGSPSHAAHAMELGADAVLVNTAIAVSQNPVEMAKAFKMAVEAGRMAYEAKLAPIQKHAEASSPLTSFLSESN; from the coding sequence ATGGAAACATTACATATAGCAGATAAAACGTTTCATTCCAGACTATTTACCGGAACGGGAAAGTTCAGTTCCAGTCAACTCATGCGTGATGCCTTGTTGACTTCAGAAAGTGAGCTCATCACGGTAGCTTTAAAACGTGTGGATGTTCAGAATGAACAAGATGATATTCTGACACATCTGAATCATCCACGGATTAACTTACTCCCAAATACTTCTGGTGTAAGAAATGCCAAAGAAGCTGTATTTGCGGCTCAGTTGTCCAGAGAAGCACTGGAAACCAACTGGGTAAAACTGGAAATCCACCCGGATCCCAAGTACCTACTTCCGGATCCAATTGAGACCTTAAAAGCCGCTGAAGAATTGGTAAAATTGGGTTTTGTAGTGATGCCCTATATCCATGCCGATCCGGTTTTATGTAAAAGATTGGAAGAAGTCGGGACCCAATGTGTGATGCCTTTGGGTGCACCTATTGGAAGTAACAAAGGTTTAAAAACCATGGACTTCCTGGAAATCATTATCGAACAAAGTAATGTCCCTGTGGTAGTAGACGCTGGAATTGGTAGCCCTTCACATGCCGCACATGCCATGGAATTGGGTGCTGATGCAGTATTGGTGAATACTGCTATCGCGGTTTCTCAAAACCCGGTTGAAATGGCCAAAGCGTTTAAAATGGCTGTGGAAGCTGGACGTATGGCCTATGAAGCCAAATTGGCTCCGATCCAAAAACACGCGGAAGCAAGTAGTCCGTTAACGAGTTTCTTAAGTGAATCGAATTAA
- the thiE gene encoding thiamine phosphate synthase, whose product MDKWYYISQEYHLQNIQNVCEAGIRLVQLRAKNLKGQELLELALAAQQICKTHQATFIINDHVALAKEIHADGVHLGQNDISPIEARELLAPHQIIGGTANTFEDCKKLIAQKVDYIGLGPFRYTTTKKNLSPILGLEGYQSIVSKLKHAGATTPIYAIGGITQADFNDLLKTNIYGIAISGLISHQSPESIKDILAIPTL is encoded by the coding sequence ATGGATAAATGGTATTACATATCGCAAGAGTACCATTTGCAAAACATCCAAAATGTTTGTGAAGCAGGTATTCGTTTGGTACAACTACGTGCTAAAAACTTGAAGGGACAAGAACTTTTAGAATTGGCTCTGGCAGCGCAACAGATTTGTAAAACGCATCAAGCTACATTTATCATCAACGATCATGTGGCTTTGGCCAAAGAAATTCATGCCGATGGGGTGCATTTGGGACAAAATGATATCAGTCCTATAGAAGCGCGTGAACTTTTGGCTCCGCACCAGATTATTGGAGGAACTGCGAATACATTCGAAGATTGTAAAAAACTCATTGCACAAAAAGTAGATTACATTGGACTGGGGCCATTTAGATACACTACAACCAAAAAGAATTTAAGTCCCATTCTTGGGCTTGAGGGATATCAAAGTATCGTCTCAAAATTGAAGCATGCAGGGGCCACTACTCCTATTTACGCGATTGGAGGAATTACACAAGCGGACTTCAATGATTTATTAAAAACAAACATTTATGGAATCGCTATTTCCGGACTGATCTCACATCAATCCCCGGAAAGTATCAAAGACATTTTAGCCATTCCTACTTTGTAA
- a CDS encoding hydroxymethylpyrimidine/phosphomethylpyrimidine kinase, whose product MKNRPYILTIAGLDPSGGAGLLADIKTLEQLQCYGLVVCSTNTIQNDIRMDDCLWTDTNIMRHQIDLLFERFHIDLVKIGVIENWEVLDQITDYLISKNNQIKIVLDPVLKSSSDYVFHESNDTVLESVLRKIYLITPNLPEIQTLCPKLNISQTIAFITSKTNLLLKGGHDLEKVGYDQLYFRSGSSVELTPANTDVTEKHGSGCVLSSAITGYLALGDSLEDACTKGKMYTEKVLGSNQTLLGYHG is encoded by the coding sequence ATGAAAAACAGACCGTACATATTGACCATTGCCGGATTAGATCCTTCGGGAGGTGCCGGATTATTGGCTGATATCAAAACTCTGGAACAACTTCAGTGTTATGGTTTAGTGGTATGTTCTACAAATACCATTCAGAATGATATTCGCATGGATGATTGTTTATGGACTGACACCAATATCATGAGACACCAAATCGATCTTTTATTTGAGAGATTCCACATAGATTTGGTGAAGATTGGCGTTATTGAAAACTGGGAAGTTCTGGATCAAATCACAGATTATTTGATCAGCAAAAACAATCAAATCAAAATTGTTTTAGATCCGGTTTTGAAATCCAGTTCGGATTATGTGTTCCATGAATCAAATGATACTGTTTTGGAAAGTGTACTGCGCAAAATCTATTTGATCACCCCTAACTTGCCTGAAATACAAACATTATGTCCGAAGCTGAATATCTCACAGACTATTGCTTTTATTACTTCTAAAACTAATCTGTTGCTCAAAGGTGGACATGATCTCGAAAAGGTTGGATATGATCAATTGTATTTCAGAAGCGGTTCTTCCGTAGAACTAACGCCTGCAAACACAGATGTTACTGAAAAACATGGAAGTGGCTGTGTACTCTCTTCTGCGATTACCGGGTATTTGGCCTTAGGTGATTCATTGGAAGATGCTTGCACAAAAGGTAAAATGTATACGGAAAAGGTATTGGGTTCAAATCAAACTTTATTGGGCTATCATGGATAA
- a CDS encoding thiamine phosphate synthase yields MLIVVTSEHHIPNETNWINQMFQNGLKYLHLRKPGYSMEAYQDLIEQIESQYHRKIMIHEYHELCIQYGLRGIHIPDRTKSEIADFDQYVNTYYAQDFVVSSSFHDVTSIQTFQTHLDYYILSPVFDSISKNGYSGKQFNVHRQDRLIVGLGGIHPDNIAQTLKLGYDGVAVLGSIWQATNPLQSFQNIQKQYQTALT; encoded by the coding sequence ATGCTTATTGTAGTTACATCTGAGCACCACATTCCAAATGAAACAAATTGGATCAACCAAATGTTTCAAAATGGATTGAAGTACTTGCATTTACGCAAACCCGGATATTCTATGGAGGCATATCAGGATTTAATCGAACAAATTGAATCCCAATATCATCGTAAAATCATGATTCATGAATACCATGAATTGTGTATCCAATACGGATTGAGGGGGATTCATATTCCGGATCGTACGAAATCCGAAATCGCAGATTTTGATCAATATGTAAATACGTATTATGCACAAGATTTCGTAGTGAGTAGTTCGTTTCATGATGTGACATCGATTCAAACATTTCAAACGCATTTAGATTATTACATCCTAAGTCCGGTATTTGACTCTATCTCCAAAAACGGATATTCAGGCAAGCAATTTAATGTACACCGTCAAGATCGACTGATTGTTGGACTGGGTGGAATTCATCCGGATAACATTGCACAGACACTAAAACTCGGATATGATGGTGTAGCGGTATTGGGAAGCATTTGGCAAGCCACCAATCCATTACAAAGCTTTCAAAATATCCAAAAACAATATCAGACGGCTTTAACATGA
- the thiC gene encoding phosphomethylpyrimidine synthase ThiC codes for MKKKDTAPKQDGVTRQPFPNSKKIYVSGKMYPELKVAMREIELNDTVDSMTQKRTPNEPVTVYDTSGPYTDPNKEINIHNGIERIREKWILDRDDVEELDAFSSTYCNERLNDKSLDHLRFNLVRKPKRAKKGKNVSQMYYAKRGIITPEMEYVAIRENQRIDEMTRLSEQHPGEDFGASIPAKITPEFVRDEIARGRAVIPSNINHPESEPMILGRNFLVKINANIGNSATTSSIEEEVEKAVWACRWGADNIMDLSTGKNIHETREWIIRNSPVPVGTVPIYQALEKVNGVAEDLTWEIFRDTLIEQAEQGVDYFTIHAGVRLRYVPMTAKRITGIVSRGGSIMAKWCLAHHKESFLYTHFEEICEIMKAYDVAFSLGDGLRPGCVADANDEAQFAELETLGELTKIAWKHDVQTFIEGPGHVPMHMIKANMEKQLEACDEAPFYTLGPLTTDIAPGYDHITSGIGAAMIGWYGCAMLCYVTPKEHLGLPNKNDVRTGVVTYKLAAHAADLAKGHPGAQHRDDALSKARFEFRWEDQFNLSLDPELAREYHDETLPAEGAKIAHFCSMCGPKFCSMKISQEVRDFAAENDVKNDEVFEKGMEEKSKEFIEKGSEVYL; via the coding sequence ATGAAAAAGAAGGACACAGCACCAAAGCAGGACGGAGTTACCCGTCAACCGTTTCCAAATTCAAAGAAAATCTACGTTTCAGGAAAAATGTATCCTGAATTAAAAGTAGCAATGCGTGAGATCGAATTGAACGACACCGTAGATTCAATGACGCAAAAAAGAACACCAAACGAACCTGTAACTGTATATGATACTTCAGGTCCATATACCGATCCCAACAAAGAGATCAACATTCACAATGGTATTGAGCGCATTCGTGAAAAATGGATTTTAGATCGCGATGATGTAGAAGAACTGGACGCCTTCTCTTCTACTTACTGTAATGAAAGACTTAACGATAAAAGTCTGGATCATTTAAGATTCAATTTAGTACGTAAACCTAAGCGTGCGAAAAAAGGAAAGAATGTATCACAGATGTACTACGCAAAACGTGGAATTATCACTCCGGAAATGGAATATGTAGCCATTCGTGAGAATCAACGTATTGATGAAATGACACGTTTGTCAGAACAACATCCGGGAGAAGATTTTGGCGCGAGTATTCCGGCTAAAATCACCCCAGAATTTGTAAGAGATGAAATCGCGAGAGGACGTGCAGTCATTCCTTCAAACATCAATCACCCGGAAAGTGAGCCCATGATTTTGGGAAGAAACTTCTTGGTGAAGATCAATGCCAATATTGGAAACTCTGCGACTACCTCTTCAATTGAAGAAGAAGTAGAAAAAGCCGTTTGGGCGTGTCGCTGGGGCGCAGATAACATCATGGACCTTTCAACCGGTAAGAATATTCACGAAACCCGTGAATGGATTATTCGTAATTCTCCGGTTCCGGTAGGTACCGTTCCAATTTATCAGGCTTTGGAAAAAGTAAACGGTGTAGCAGAAGACCTGACCTGGGAAATCTTTAGAGATACATTGATTGAACAAGCTGAACAAGGTGTGGATTACTTTACCATTCACGCGGGTGTGCGTTTAAGATACGTACCAATGACCGCTAAAAGAATCACCGGAATTGTATCACGCGGTGGTTCAATCATGGCCAAATGGTGTCTGGCACATCACAAAGAAAGTTTTTTGTATACTCATTTTGAAGAAATCTGTGAAATCATGAAAGCATATGACGTGGCATTCTCATTAGGAGATGGATTACGTCCGGGATGTGTAGCCGATGCCAATGATGAAGCGCAATTTGCGGAATTAGAGACTCTAGGTGAATTAACCAAAATTGCCTGGAAACACGATGTGCAAACCTTTATTGAAGGTCCGGGTCACGTTCCAATGCACATGATCAAAGCCAACATGGAAAAACAATTGGAAGCTTGTGATGAAGCTCCTTTCTATACATTAGGTCCGTTAACTACTGATATTGCTCCGGGATATGATCATATTACTTCCGGAATTGGTGCAGCTATGATTGGCTGGTATGGTTGTGCGATGTTGTGTTATGTTACCCCTAAAGAGCATTTGGGTTTACCAAACAAAAATGATGTACGTACAGGTGTGGTGACTTACAAATTGGCAGCACATGCAGCGGATTTAGCCAAAGGACATCCGGGTGCACAGCATAGAGATGATGCGTTAAGTAAAGCACGTTTTGAATTCAGATGGGAAGATCAGTTCAATTTGAGTTTAGATCCTGAATTAGCGAGAGAATATCATGATGAGACACTACCTGCTGAAGGTGCTAAAATTGCCCACTTCTGCTCTATGTGTGGACCAAAATTCTGTTCTATGAAGATTTCTCAGGAAGTTCGTGATTTCGCAGCGGAAAATGATGTGAAAAATGACGAGGTCTTTGAAAAAGGAATGGAAGAAAAATCCAAAGAATTCATCGAAAAAGGGTCTGAGGTTTATCTATAA
- the thiS gene encoding sulfur carrier protein ThiS codes for MTIQVNNVSHSVENSSSLDDVLKQLDIQTTGIAVAVNEQIITRSKWDSTSVADQDQILIIKATQGG; via the coding sequence ATGACTATTCAGGTAAACAATGTTTCTCACTCAGTGGAAAACTCCAGTTCGTTGGATGATGTCTTAAAACAACTAGACATTCAAACCACAGGGATTGCTGTGGCTGTCAACGAACAAATTATCACACGATCCAAATGGGATTCCACTTCTGTTGCGGATCAAGACCAAATTCTGATTATTAAAGCCACACAAGGTGGTTAA
- the bla gene encoding subclass B1 metallo-beta-lactamase — protein sequence MKMIRLFGLLTIGLLGCTSAPEKEPYETETLKIKQISKNVYQHVSYLETQDFGNVACNGAFYVVGNEAIVMDTPTDDEVSQELMNYIQDELGAQTVGVIVNHFHVDCLGGLKAFHDAGISSYANQKTIELAREQDRELPQTGFYEIDTISVGGKIIVNRYFGPGHTEDNIVSYIPEEDVLYGGCMIKSVGAGKGNLEDANVKEWSVSVGRIKTEYPQLKYVIPGHGKYGGMELLDYTIEKFKE from the coding sequence ATGAAAATGATCAGATTATTCGGACTTCTTACTATTGGATTACTAGGATGTACTTCTGCACCGGAAAAGGAACCTTATGAAACAGAAACGCTAAAAATCAAACAGATATCAAAAAATGTATATCAGCATGTTTCATATTTAGAGACGCAGGATTTTGGAAATGTAGCGTGTAATGGTGCGTTTTATGTCGTGGGGAATGAGGCTATAGTCATGGATACACCTACCGATGATGAAGTGTCACAGGAATTAATGAATTATATACAGGATGAATTGGGAGCGCAAACTGTGGGTGTGATTGTAAATCATTTTCATGTGGATTGTTTGGGAGGCTTAAAAGCTTTTCATGATGCTGGAATTTCTTCATATGCCAATCAAAAAACAATTGAATTGGCGCGTGAACAAGATCGAGAATTGCCGCAAACCGGATTTTATGAAATAGACACCATCTCAGTAGGAGGAAAGATCATCGTAAATAGATACTTCGGACCAGGGCATACGGAAGATAATATAGTCAGTTACATTCCTGAGGAAGATGTTTTGTATGGAGGTTGTATGATTAAGTCTGTAGGCGCAGGAAAGGGAAATTTGGAAGATGCCAATGTCAAAGAATGGTCTGTTTCTGTAGGTAGAATCAAAACGGAATATCCGCAGTTAAAATATGTAATTCCGGGCCATGGGAAATATGGAGGAATGGAACTCCTGGATTATACCATTGAAAAATTTAAAGAATAA